The Cohnella abietis genome has a segment encoding these proteins:
- a CDS encoding Gfo/Idh/MocA family protein: MSNRVRLAVVGGQRGAAFGKALESLTDQVVLTAVCDLSSDVLKGWKEKYPEISTFTHYEQLLESPHIDAVFLATPMLIHASQAIQALNAGKHVLSEVIGTHTIEESWKLIEAVKASGLNYMMAENYCYTRSNMMVNHMAQAGKFGEITYAECGYIHDIRNLLHYGDGGLTWRGQYVRDYNGSTYPTHSLGPVAQWLGINKEGGDEFDELVTVNSKSRASSKYFLEHFGTEHTASQADFWNQGDSSTTLIRTKKGVLISLRVDIQSSRPHNMVHYGLQGTEGAYLAPRFDGEDPLVWLEKDYKGSHYGEDGQHPEWNSLWKYEDQWEHPLWQQWSETAMSTGHGGGDFFVIQEFVSSILEKRKPAVDVYDAVTWSSVFPLSVQSVASGGAPVKFVDFLKGKS, translated from the coding sequence ATGAGTAACAGGGTTCGGTTAGCTGTTGTAGGCGGGCAAAGAGGAGCTGCTTTTGGTAAAGCTTTGGAAAGCTTGACGGACCAAGTCGTATTAACCGCTGTGTGCGATCTTAGTTCGGATGTACTTAAAGGATGGAAAGAAAAATATCCGGAAATTTCGACATTCACTCACTACGAGCAATTGTTGGAAAGCCCACACATTGATGCAGTGTTTCTGGCAACGCCAATGCTTATCCATGCGAGTCAAGCCATTCAAGCTCTAAATGCAGGCAAGCACGTGCTCAGCGAGGTTATCGGAACTCATACGATCGAGGAAAGCTGGAAGTTAATCGAGGCCGTTAAAGCTTCAGGCTTAAATTACATGATGGCAGAAAATTATTGTTATACCCGTTCGAATATGATGGTAAATCATATGGCTCAAGCGGGTAAGTTCGGGGAAATTACGTATGCGGAGTGCGGATACATTCATGATATAAGAAATTTATTGCATTATGGGGATGGCGGCTTAACTTGGCGCGGTCAATATGTCCGGGACTATAACGGCAGCACTTATCCTACCCATTCGTTGGGACCGGTAGCGCAATGGCTTGGGATCAATAAAGAGGGGGGAGACGAGTTCGACGAGTTAGTTACGGTCAACTCCAAAAGCCGAGCCTCCTCCAAATATTTCTTGGAGCATTTCGGTACAGAGCATACAGCCTCCCAAGCGGATTTTTGGAATCAAGGGGATAGCTCTACTACCCTTATAAGAACCAAAAAGGGAGTTCTCATCTCTCTTAGAGTCGATATTCAGTCCTCACGTCCCCACAACATGGTTCATTATGGCTTGCAGGGCACGGAAGGTGCCTATCTTGCGCCTCGGTTCGATGGGGAGGATCCTCTCGTATGGCTAGAGAAGGATTATAAAGGCTCACATTATGGAGAAGACGGCCAGCATCCTGAATGGAACTCCCTATGGAAGTACGAGGATCAATGGGAACATCCCCTTTGGCAGCAATGGTCGGAAACAGCGATGAGTACAGGTCATGGAGGCGGAGATTTCTTCGTTATACAGGAATTCGTCTCTTCCATTCTGGAGAAAAGGAAGCCAGCCGTCGATGTGTACGACGCAGTAACGTGGAGCTCAGTCTTCCCGTTATCCGTACAATCCGTCGCTTCCGGTGGTGCCCCTGTGAAGTTTGTGGATTTCCTGAAAGGTAAATCCTAA
- a CDS encoding M24 family metallopeptidase has protein sequence MSERVRIPDHEYGERIQRAAKLAEQNGLDILIVNSNEADYANARYFSGFWPLFERAGVAIAPSGKAALMVGPESTIYAADFSRISDIFCLMEYRESADPAYPQIKPNTYADVFKAVGVNGSKLRIGVASFLDTTLVMMEGLRNSFPDAEIVRADAIMVQLRSIKSENELACMREGFRITELATKEVIRTIRPGMTECQMVGVAQRVIYENGAEYEGLPMYIFSEKSTRHAISRSSHRIIEQGDIVQLNLSAKVDGYSPSIGMPISLGKLTPERREIIEFGLKAHEWTQANLKAGIPAGSVAEGFLQFFKDHGYEKNYLYGPCHGTGMIEVEAPWMETSSDYLLLPNMTFQVDTFVTTDTFGIRWEKGVVIREGGCELLSSPIGQIHELEF, from the coding sequence ATGAGCGAAAGAGTACGCATTCCGGACCATGAGTATGGGGAAAGAATTCAGAGAGCGGCCAAGCTGGCTGAGCAGAACGGCCTCGATATTCTAATTGTTAACTCCAATGAGGCGGACTACGCCAACGCTAGATACTTCAGCGGCTTCTGGCCGTTGTTCGAACGGGCTGGCGTCGCCATTGCCCCTTCGGGCAAAGCTGCGTTGATGGTTGGACCCGAAAGCACGATCTACGCTGCTGACTTCAGCCGCATTAGTGATATCTTCTGTCTGATGGAATATCGCGAGTCGGCGGATCCTGCCTACCCGCAGATCAAGCCGAATACTTACGCCGACGTCTTCAAGGCGGTAGGCGTGAATGGCTCGAAGCTAAGAATCGGCGTCGCGAGCTTCCTCGACACGACCCTAGTGATGATGGAAGGGCTAAGAAACAGCTTCCCCGACGCGGAGATCGTCCGAGCCGACGCCATTATGGTGCAGCTGCGCTCGATCAAATCGGAGAACGAGCTGGCTTGCATGCGCGAAGGCTTCCGCATCACAGAGCTAGCGACCAAAGAAGTCATTCGTACGATTCGTCCAGGGATGACGGAATGCCAGATGGTTGGCGTCGCACAACGGGTCATCTACGAGAACGGTGCGGAATACGAAGGCTTGCCGATGTATATTTTTAGCGAGAAATCGACACGTCACGCGATCTCCCGATCCTCGCACCGTATCATTGAGCAAGGCGATATCGTGCAGCTTAATCTGTCTGCCAAGGTAGACGGCTATTCCCCGAGCATCGGCATGCCGATCAGTCTGGGCAAGCTGACGCCAGAGCGGCGGGAGATTATCGAATTCGGGCTGAAAGCGCACGAATGGACACAGGCGAATCTGAAGGCGGGAATACCGGCGGGATCTGTAGCGGAAGGTTTTTTACAATTTTTCAAGGATCATGGCTACGAGAAGAACTACTTGTACGGACCGTGCCATGGCACGGGGATGATCGAGGTCGAGGCTCCTTGGATGGAGACGTCCTCTGATTACTTGCTGCTGCCTAACATGACCTTCCAAGTGGACACGTTCGTGACGACGGATACGTTCGGGATACGCTGGGAGAAGGGTGTCGTCATCCGCGAAGGCGGCTGTGAGCTGCTCTCCAGTCCGATCGGTCAAATTCACGAGCTGGAATTTTAA
- a CDS encoding polysaccharide deacetylase family protein has product MKDSIQVIFGFDMETDVGSFTPYYDGVKNATAPLVELFDKKGIQGTFYYTGDAARRNPESVELVKRSGNEVGCHSLFHETVGDELFPIPGVVPLLPEEVPLRIEKATQWVQQVLGEQPVSFRAPRLWGSTALLNSLEKLNYVSDASYPMYFYRERFMPYHPSSADWTKEGDMNIVEIPNFADMVMQSNDPGLERDRDQWPLFRTKGTDALMKHIEGFVKFLRERNLPVVLCFYFHPWEFIPIQESYHYGEATITPDRFLTLGCGDKAMKEFSLLIDRLKDMGSTFHRADDFARQWTKSKI; this is encoded by the coding sequence ATGAAAGATTCCATCCAAGTTATCTTTGGGTTCGATATGGAGACGGACGTCGGGAGCTTTACTCCGTATTACGACGGCGTCAAAAATGCCACAGCCCCGCTTGTCGAGCTGTTCGACAAGAAGGGCATCCAAGGAACCTTCTATTATACGGGGGATGCGGCGCGAAGAAATCCGGAAAGCGTTGAGCTCGTGAAGCGAAGCGGCAACGAAGTTGGATGTCACTCGCTATTCCACGAGACGGTAGGCGACGAGTTGTTCCCGATTCCCGGCGTCGTTCCGCTCCTTCCCGAGGAAGTCCCACTGCGTATCGAGAAGGCGACGCAATGGGTACAGCAAGTTCTTGGTGAGCAGCCTGTGTCGTTTCGCGCCCCCCGCTTGTGGGGATCTACGGCTTTGCTGAATTCGCTGGAGAAGCTGAATTACGTCTCGGATGCCTCTTATCCGATGTATTTTTACCGGGAGAGATTCATGCCTTACCATCCGAGCTCTGCCGACTGGACGAAGGAGGGGGATATGAATATAGTCGAAATCCCCAACTTCGCGGACATGGTTATGCAGAGTAACGATCCAGGGCTGGAACGCGACCGGGATCAGTGGCCTCTGTTCCGCACGAAAGGGACGGATGCTCTTATGAAGCATATCGAGGGGTTTGTAAAATTTCTAAGGGAGCGTAATCTGCCCGTCGTGCTTTGCTTCTACTTTCACCCGTGGGAATTCATTCCGATTCAAGAGAGCTATCATTACGGCGAGGCGACCATCACGCCGGATCGGTTTCTGACGCTAGGCTGCGGAGACAAAGCGATGAAGGAATTCTCGCTGCTGATCGACCGGTTGAAGGACATGGGTTCGACGTTTCACCGAGCGGACGACTTCGCGAGGCAATGGACTAAATCTAAAATATAA
- a CDS encoding sensory rhodopsin transducer, with protein MENSNGKLQWVFPDCELPPPGESLLKGHESIIVLNMNDDLASIEMTLFYSDRDPIKLAPSLVEASRVRCYRLDNPEDMGGYVVPKETQYAVKLVSNVPVVVQYGRLDTRQSDMAFYTTMGLSV; from the coding sequence ATGGAAAATAGTAATGGAAAGCTGCAGTGGGTATTTCCCGACTGCGAGCTGCCGCCCCCTGGAGAATCACTGCTCAAGGGACATGAATCGATCATCGTACTCAATATGAACGACGATCTCGCTAGCATTGAGATGACGCTCTTTTATTCGGACCGCGATCCGATCAAGTTAGCCCCTTCTCTCGTTGAGGCTAGTAGAGTTCGGTGCTACCGGCTGGATAACCCTGAGGATATGGGCGGCTACGTTGTTCCGAAGGAAACCCAGTACGCGGTCAAATTAGTGAGCAACGTGCCGGTCGTCGTGCAATACGGGCGACTCGATACGAGGCAATCTGATATGGCCTTCTATACGACAATGGGATTAAGCGTCTAA
- a CDS encoding beta-galactosidase trimerization domain-containing protein produces MQFRQIHLDFHNHGSVPIGEQFSKGQFQEMLQLGRVDSINVFAKCFHGWAYYDTEKFNKHPGLKFDLLGEMIEAAHEIGVKTPVYINVGLSENLALEHPEWLARDENDHTFWDPGFTQPGLHVFCFNSPYLDYILQMTEEVVSKYDADGLFLDIVFPKACYCHVCRATLLREGKDPLNKTDVMDLAERVYANYTSRLNETAWKIKPGLDIFHNSGIRCGRRDMVAMNGHIEVESLPSGGWGYDYFPISARYFQQLGKKVVGMTGRFHMNWGEFGGYKHANAIRFEAALALAHGTHCSVGDHLHPDGIMDPIVYRMVGEAYKEVEAKEAWCADVDNVADVALLALESIGPEQDRMGLSDTGAYRILQEGNILFDIVDTESDLQAYKVVILPDKIRIADSLGDKLKRYVDNGGKLFATGESGLNPAGDAFALDLGVEWIGVNSYKPDFYKPHYPLPSFGDGSFVFYSQGQKVSLKGGKELGNREDPYFNRGLHAYYFSHTPNSRNDAGPGMIESGNGIYLAWNAFEDYAENGSLFVKEVVLDALDRLLGEGKTLSTNLPAQGIATLQHQKKDSRYVNHLLYAFPVKRGKDKEVIEDITPIHRVDVQLLLPETVRRIYTVPQLEEIPFEQDGSAIRYQVPTIECHQMIAIEY; encoded by the coding sequence ATGCAATTCAGACAAATACATCTCGATTTTCATAACCACGGCTCTGTTCCGATCGGGGAGCAATTCTCTAAGGGGCAATTTCAGGAGATGCTTCAGCTCGGTCGGGTCGATTCGATTAACGTGTTCGCAAAATGTTTTCACGGATGGGCCTACTACGATACAGAAAAGTTCAACAAGCACCCCGGATTAAAGTTCGATCTCCTGGGCGAGATGATCGAGGCTGCGCATGAGATCGGCGTCAAGACTCCGGTGTATATCAATGTCGGGCTCAGTGAGAACTTGGCTTTGGAGCATCCGGAGTGGCTGGCCCGCGACGAGAATGACCATACGTTCTGGGATCCGGGATTCACGCAGCCGGGTCTTCACGTTTTCTGCTTCAATTCCCCTTACTTGGATTATATTTTGCAGATGACGGAGGAAGTCGTTTCTAAATACGACGCCGATGGGCTATTTCTGGATATCGTGTTTCCGAAAGCTTGTTATTGTCATGTCTGTAGAGCGACGCTTCTGCGGGAAGGAAAGGATCCGTTGAACAAGACCGATGTGATGGACTTGGCTGAACGGGTATACGCGAATTACACGAGCCGCTTAAACGAGACGGCATGGAAGATCAAGCCCGGCCTCGATATTTTCCATAACAGCGGAATCCGTTGCGGCCGCCGGGACATGGTCGCGATGAACGGCCATATCGAAGTGGAATCGCTGCCTTCCGGCGGCTGGGGCTACGATTATTTTCCGATATCGGCAAGGTACTTCCAACAATTGGGCAAAAAAGTCGTCGGGATGACCGGACGTTTTCATATGAATTGGGGCGAATTCGGCGGATACAAGCATGCTAATGCCATTCGCTTCGAAGCGGCACTGGCCCTTGCGCATGGAACGCATTGTTCCGTAGGCGATCACTTGCATCCAGATGGCATTATGGATCCCATCGTTTACCGAATGGTGGGCGAGGCCTACAAGGAAGTGGAGGCCAAGGAGGCTTGGTGCGCGGACGTGGACAACGTCGCCGACGTCGCCCTGCTGGCGCTAGAGTCGATCGGACCGGAGCAAGACCGGATGGGTCTATCGGATACGGGAGCTTACCGTATTCTTCAGGAAGGGAACATTCTGTTCGACATCGTAGATACGGAATCAGATCTGCAAGCTTATAAAGTCGTTATTTTACCCGACAAGATTAGAATAGCGGATTCGCTTGGCGATAAGTTAAAGCGTTACGTGGACAATGGCGGCAAGTTATTCGCGACGGGAGAGTCCGGATTAAACCCGGCGGGTGACGCTTTTGCTCTGGATCTTGGAGTGGAGTGGATCGGAGTAAATTCCTACAAGCCTGATTTCTACAAGCCGCATTATCCGTTGCCTAGCTTCGGGGATGGCTCGTTCGTGTTCTATTCGCAGGGTCAGAAGGTATCGTTAAAAGGCGGCAAGGAGCTGGGTAACCGGGAAGATCCTTATTTCAACCGCGGCTTACACGCTTATTATTTCTCCCATACCCCAAACAGCCGCAATGATGCGGGGCCGGGTATGATCGAAAGCGGTAACGGCATCTATTTGGCTTGGAACGCATTCGAGGATTACGCGGAAAACGGAAGCTTGTTCGTGAAGGAAGTGGTGTTGGATGCATTGGACAGATTGTTGGGAGAAGGAAAGACCCTTTCCACCAATCTGCCTGCACAAGGTATCGCGACGCTTCAACATCAGAAGAAGGATTCCCGTTACGTGAATCATCTCTTGTACGCTTTCCCGGTGAAGCGGGGGAAGGACAAGGAGGTTATCGAAGATATTACGCCGATTCATCGGGTCGACGTCCAGCTTCTATTGCCTGAAACCGTTCGCCGCATCTATACAGTTCCTCAGCTGGAGGAGATCCCGTTCGAGCAGGATGGATCAGCCATTCGGTATCAAGTACCTACGATCGAATGTCATCAAATGATCGCGATCGAGTACTAG
- a CDS encoding carbohydrate ABC transporter permease — protein sequence MRESGWRIGFQIFNYAFLGLIAISCVLPIIHVLALSLSSNAAASAGVVRLWPVGFNTMSYEYVLEQAAFIKSIVITLQRVAIGVSINILLTVLLAYPLSKEAHKFKSRTVYAWIFVFTMLFGGGLIPTYMVVRTTGLLDSIWALVLPGAVPVFSAILLLNFFRGLPKELEEAAFIDGAGHFVTLFRIYLPLSVPAIATILLLSSVGHWNSWFDGLIYMNSPERYPLQSYLQTIVIQKSFSGITDLNTEALKHISDRTVKAAQIFLGALPVLLLYPFLQKYFMQGIVMGSVKE from the coding sequence GTGCGGGAATCTGGCTGGAGAATAGGTTTCCAAATATTCAACTATGCTTTTCTCGGATTAATCGCGATTTCTTGTGTGCTTCCCATTATTCACGTTCTTGCGCTGTCACTGAGCTCGAATGCCGCGGCTTCCGCGGGGGTCGTCCGGTTGTGGCCGGTTGGCTTTAACACAATGTCTTACGAGTACGTGTTGGAGCAGGCTGCTTTTATCAAATCAATTGTGATTACTTTGCAACGGGTTGCGATCGGCGTCTCGATCAATATTCTGCTTACGGTCTTACTAGCTTATCCTCTGTCCAAGGAGGCGCATAAATTCAAATCGCGGACAGTCTATGCTTGGATATTCGTGTTCACTATGCTGTTCGGTGGAGGTCTAATCCCGACGTATATGGTCGTCCGGACGACGGGCTTGCTGGATTCGATCTGGGCGCTTGTCCTGCCGGGAGCCGTTCCGGTATTCAGCGCGATCTTGCTGCTGAACTTTTTCAGGGGATTGCCGAAGGAATTGGAGGAAGCGGCTTTTATAGACGGGGCGGGGCATTTCGTGACTTTGTTCCGGATCTATCTCCCTCTCTCCGTTCCGGCGATCGCGACAATTCTACTGTTGTCGTCGGTCGGACATTGGAACAGTTGGTTTGATGGACTGATCTACATGAATTCGCCGGAGCGTTATCCGTTGCAGAGCTACTTGCAGACCATCGTCATTCAGAAAAGCTTCTCCGGAATAACGGATCTTAATACGGAGGCGTTAAAGCATATTTCGGACCGGACTGTGAAAGCGGCGCAAATTTTCTTGGGCGCCTTGCCCGTGCTCCTCTTGTATCCCTTCCTGCAGAAGTATTTCATGCAGGGCATCGTGATGGGGAGCGTTAAAGAATAA
- a CDS encoding ABC transporter permease — protein MSKKLANWPLHLMILPSLVLVLLFNYGPMAGIVIAFQKFIPAKGITGSEWIGWGNFKYVMSLPDTYKVLQNTVYIALMKIVTGLVFPLTIALLLNEIARKFVKRSIQTLIYLPHFLSWTILGGVLVDILSPSVGIVNEIVKMLGFEPIYFLGNNNWFPYVLVATNAWKEVGFSTILYLAALTSVNPALYEAAVVDGANRLRQTWHVSLPGMRPIIILLATLSLASVLNAGFDQVFVLYNPQVYASGDIIDTFVYRMGLISAQFGPATAIGLFNSIVSFILIAVAYYMAYRFAKYRIF, from the coding sequence ATGTCCAAAAAACTGGCGAACTGGCCGCTGCATCTGATGATCTTGCCGAGTCTGGTTCTCGTCCTGCTTTTTAACTACGGCCCGATGGCTGGGATCGTCATTGCCTTTCAGAAATTTATTCCCGCCAAAGGGATTACAGGCTCCGAATGGATAGGCTGGGGCAATTTCAAATACGTTATGAGCTTGCCCGATACCTACAAGGTATTGCAGAACACGGTCTATATCGCTTTGATGAAAATCGTGACTGGTCTCGTCTTTCCACTTACGATCGCTTTGCTGCTGAACGAAATTGCGCGGAAATTCGTGAAGCGCTCGATTCAGACGTTGATTTATTTACCCCACTTCTTGTCATGGACGATCTTGGGTGGTGTGTTGGTCGATATTTTGTCTCCCTCCGTGGGGATAGTGAATGAAATCGTGAAAATGCTCGGCTTCGAGCCGATTTATTTTCTGGGTAACAACAATTGGTTTCCTTATGTCCTAGTCGCTACCAATGCCTGGAAAGAAGTTGGGTTCAGCACCATCCTCTATCTAGCAGCCTTGACCAGCGTAAATCCGGCGCTATACGAAGCGGCTGTAGTGGACGGTGCCAATCGCTTGCGCCAAACCTGGCACGTTTCGTTGCCCGGAATGAGGCCAATCATCATCTTACTGGCTACGCTCAGTCTAGCGAGTGTTCTAAATGCAGGCTTCGACCAAGTGTTTGTACTCTACAACCCGCAAGTCTACGCGAGCGGAGACATCATCGATACTTTTGTCTACCGAATGGGCTTGATCAGCGCGCAATTCGGACCTGCCACTGCAATCGGTCTATTCAATTCGATCGTTTCTTTTATCTTGATTGCCGTAGCCTACTACATGGCCTACCGTTTCGCTAAATACCGCATTTTCTAG
- a CDS encoding extracellular solute-binding protein, translated as MKKGKRRLIGFTLAAILLVLTACNNNGGKETQPSATSSETASQTGESKKPAQDGKYDPPITLTTVRTVESTVKFADGDSMENNVWTRAYEEEYGIKVKTLWAVDVSQWEQKLNLTIASGDIPDFFRVSATQFKQLAEAGMLADLTDAYNEHASDRVKSLLTEEGTGAIESATIDGKLMAIPFTNPSREGVPMVYIRADWLKALNLPEPKTMEDLLKISEAFATQDPDKNGKPDTYGLAIDKDFTLMNGFFNSFHAYPGILIKDGEGKLTSGLIQPEMKTALATLQKMFKGKQIDPEFGAKDITKVFETVANGKVGIMFYPYYGPLYPMQAGVDKDPTVDWKAFPIMSIDDKPAKSQTALGVLGYWVVKKEVKHPEAVVKMLNFWDKTFYENLSTEVHEKFNTSPDGGNQVWLLNNIAAYKAFKNSDASLQIIDALKTGDTSKLNPENKGVYERVQKFKEGDLTNWGWGRIFDDGGSMSVSNYYRDNDLYVNDEFTTSPLESMVQKGPVLTKLQMEAFTKIILGHSSPDEFDNFAKQWLELGGKEMLADANEWYLKKK; from the coding sequence GTGAAAAAAGGGAAACGACGTTTGATCGGTTTCACGCTCGCGGCGATTTTATTGGTATTGACGGCTTGCAACAATAACGGGGGGAAAGAAACGCAACCTTCCGCTACCAGCTCTGAAACAGCATCTCAGACCGGGGAATCGAAGAAGCCGGCCCAGGATGGGAAGTACGATCCGCCGATTACGTTGACGACGGTAAGAACGGTGGAATCCACTGTCAAGTTCGCGGACGGGGACTCTATGGAGAACAACGTCTGGACGCGAGCTTATGAAGAGGAATACGGCATTAAAGTGAAAACCTTATGGGCAGTAGATGTCAGTCAATGGGAGCAGAAATTGAATTTGACGATCGCTTCCGGCGATATTCCGGATTTCTTCCGGGTAAGCGCAACGCAGTTCAAGCAGCTTGCCGAAGCCGGCATGCTTGCTGATCTGACCGATGCTTATAATGAACATGCTTCCGATAGAGTCAAAAGCCTACTGACCGAAGAGGGGACAGGGGCGATAGAATCAGCAACCATTGATGGCAAGCTGATGGCTATTCCTTTTACGAATCCAAGCAGGGAAGGCGTGCCAATGGTTTATATCCGTGCTGATTGGCTCAAGGCGCTTAATCTTCCTGAGCCGAAGACGATGGAAGACCTCTTGAAGATCAGCGAGGCATTCGCCACGCAAGATCCGGATAAGAATGGCAAGCCAGACACTTACGGTTTGGCGATAGACAAAGACTTTACTCTGATGAACGGATTCTTCAACAGCTTCCACGCCTATCCGGGCATTTTGATTAAGGATGGCGAGGGTAAGCTGACTTCCGGATTGATTCAACCGGAAATGAAAACCGCCCTAGCTACGCTGCAGAAAATGTTTAAAGGAAAGCAGATCGACCCTGAATTCGGAGCGAAGGATATTACCAAAGTATTCGAGACGGTAGCTAACGGCAAGGTCGGGATTATGTTCTATCCCTACTATGGTCCGCTCTACCCGATGCAAGCTGGCGTAGACAAAGACCCTACTGTCGATTGGAAAGCATTTCCGATTATGTCGATCGACGACAAGCCTGCTAAGTCCCAGACGGCCTTAGGCGTCTTAGGCTATTGGGTAGTGAAGAAGGAAGTTAAACATCCTGAAGCAGTTGTTAAAATGCTTAACTTCTGGGACAAAACGTTCTATGAGAATTTATCTACAGAGGTCCATGAGAAGTTTAATACATCCCCTGATGGCGGCAACCAGGTCTGGCTTCTCAATAATATTGCTGCTTATAAAGCATTCAAGAACAGCGATGCAAGCTTGCAGATTATTGATGCTCTCAAGACGGGTGATACTTCTAAGCTAAACCCCGAGAATAAAGGCGTGTACGAGAGGGTTCAGAAGTTCAAAGAAGGAGATCTTACCAATTGGGGTTGGGGCCGGATATTCGATGATGGAGGGTCGATGTCGGTATCCAATTATTATCGAGACAATGATCTTTATGTGAATGATGAGTTTACGACTTCGCCGCTGGAATCGATGGTCCAGAAGGGGCCGGTTCTGACTAAGCTGCAGATGGAGGCTTTCACTAAGATTATCCTCGGACATTCTTCGCCGGACGAGTTCGATAATTTTGCGAAGCAATGGCTGGAGCTTGGCGGCAAAGAAATGTTGGCCGATGCAAATGAATGGTATTTAAAGAAGAAATAA